A single genomic interval of Mucilaginibacter robiniae harbors:
- the purH gene encoding bifunctional phosphoribosylaminoimidazolecarboxamide formyltransferase/IMP cyclohydrolase translates to MSQSVQIKNALISVYYKDHLEPVIQELKRLGVKIYSTGGTETFIRSLGADVIAVEDLTSYPSILGGRVKTLHPKVFGGILARRNFESDEQQLAQYEIPQIDLVIVDLYPFEETVKSGAGQDDVIEKIDIGGISLIRAAAKNFKDVVIVASKNDYNDLENILKTQNGETFFDQRRRFAQKAFNITSDYDTAIFQYFNQDEELPVFKKSIQQSQVLRYGENPHQQGVFYGNLDAMFTKLHGKELSYNNLVDVDAAVALIDEFTDPTIAILKHTNACGIATRSFIKEAWIDALACDPVSAFGGVIIANDEINAETAAEISKIFFEVLIAPAYTDEALEILKEKKNRIILIRQRVELAVKQFKTLLNGVIEQDKDLVIEGPDQMTTATDKQPTEQELKDLFFANKVVKHTKSNTIVLVKNNQLLASGVGQTSRVDALRQALAKAESFGFDVKGAAMASDAFFPFPDCVEIAADAGITAVVQPGGSIKDKESVAMANQKGIAMVTTSVRHFKH, encoded by the coding sequence ATGAGCCAGTCTGTTCAAATCAAAAATGCATTAATTTCGGTTTATTATAAAGATCATCTGGAACCCGTAATACAAGAGCTAAAACGCTTAGGGGTGAAGATATACTCAACAGGTGGTACCGAAACATTTATACGCAGCTTAGGCGCTGATGTTATTGCTGTAGAAGATTTAACTTCTTACCCTTCAATTTTAGGAGGCCGGGTAAAAACATTGCACCCTAAAGTGTTTGGCGGCATATTGGCCCGCCGCAATTTTGAAAGCGATGAACAGCAACTGGCACAATACGAAATACCGCAGATTGATTTAGTGATTGTGGATTTGTATCCGTTTGAAGAAACCGTGAAATCGGGTGCCGGGCAAGATGATGTGATTGAGAAAATTGATATTGGTGGTATATCCCTGATTCGTGCGGCTGCTAAAAACTTTAAGGATGTAGTGATCGTAGCTTCTAAAAACGACTACAACGATCTGGAGAATATCCTGAAAACACAAAATGGCGAAACTTTTTTTGATCAGCGCCGCCGGTTTGCACAGAAAGCATTTAATATTACTTCCGATTACGATACGGCTATTTTTCAATATTTTAACCAGGATGAAGAGTTGCCGGTATTTAAAAAGAGTATACAGCAAAGCCAGGTTTTACGTTACGGCGAAAACCCGCACCAGCAAGGCGTTTTTTATGGTAACCTGGATGCTATGTTTACCAAACTGCATGGCAAAGAACTATCTTACAACAACCTGGTTGACGTAGATGCTGCCGTTGCTTTAATTGACGAGTTCACCGACCCTACCATTGCCATTTTAAAGCACACCAATGCCTGCGGTATAGCTACTCGTTCATTTATTAAAGAAGCCTGGATTGATGCTTTAGCCTGCGATCCGGTATCGGCATTTGGTGGTGTTATCATTGCTAATGACGAGATTAACGCTGAAACGGCGGCCGAAATCAGCAAGATATTCTTTGAAGTATTAATTGCCCCGGCTTATACCGATGAGGCTTTGGAAATACTAAAAGAGAAAAAGAACCGTATTATACTCATTCGTCAGCGCGTGGAGCTGGCTGTTAAGCAGTTTAAAACTTTATTAAACGGCGTAATTGAGCAAGATAAAGATTTGGTGATTGAAGGTCCGGATCAAATGACAACCGCTACCGACAAGCAACCTACCGAGCAGGAGTTAAAAGACTTGTTCTTCGCCAATAAAGTAGTAAAGCATACCAAATCAAACACCATTGTACTGGTAAAAAATAACCAGTTGCTGGCTAGTGGGGTAGGGCAAACTTCAAGAGTAGATGCCTTGCGCCAGGCTTTGGCTAAAGCCGAAAGTTTTGGTTTTGATGTAAAAGGAGCCGCAATGGCTTCTGATGCTTTCTTCCCGTTCCCGGATTGTGTAGAGATTGCTGCCGATGCTGGCATTACAGCTGTAGTACAGCCTGGCGGCTCCATCAAAGACAAAGAATCAGTAGCAATGGCTAACCAAAAAGGAATAGCTATGGTTACTACCAGTGTACGCCATTTCAAGCATTAA
- the bglX gene encoding beta-glucosidase BglX, with protein sequence MQLQIPIMFKKFLLIPLLLIETHQVISQSKKQISPEQIESKITDLMAKMTLDEKIGQLNQYSGDWEVTGPVTNKGNKLQDVKDGKIGSMLNIRGYEHTRALQEAAMQSRLKIPLLFGQDVIHGYRVTFPIPLAEAASWDMTAIQKSARVAATEASASGIHWTFAPMVDLSRDPRWGRVMEGAGEDPYLGSMIAKARVTGFQGEGLGHTDAVMACVKHFAAYGAAIGGRDYNSVDMSLQTLWQYYLPPFKAALDAGAATFMNSFNTLNGIPATGNSYLQRDILKGKWNFTGFVVSDWGSIGEMVPHGYAANNYEAADFAIHAGSDMDMESRSYINHLAALVHNGKVNIALIDDAVRRILRKKYELGLFDDPYRFSNAACEKKTLNKPEFQEAARDVARKSIVLLKNQNQLLPLAKQTKSIALIGPLVKAESDMKGFWSVEWQNQDHIVSLFEGMQKQAGNTKLVYAQGCDVTDTSKANFAEAIKAAQSADVVVMAVGERANMSGESKSRANIHLPGVQEDLIKAIQATGKPVIVLVMAGRPLVFNWTADHVPAIVYTWWLGSEGGNAIADVLYGKYNPSGKLPMTFPQTEGQIPVYYNYLNTGRPAQDNAVSNYSSGYIDLTKKPKYAFGYGLSYTTFEYSNLKLSQDSLHNSDQLKVSFTLKNTGKYAGEEVAQLYLRDVVAQPVRPVKELKDFQKVMLQPNESKTITFVINKDKLSFYNDNLDWVSQPGMFDLFIGSASDDVRLQKSFKLID encoded by the coding sequence ATGCAGCTTCAAATACCTATTATGTTTAAAAAGTTTCTCCTTATTCCATTGCTCCTGATAGAAACGCATCAGGTGATATCGCAAAGTAAAAAGCAGATTTCGCCAGAACAAATTGAGAGCAAGATTACCGATTTGATGGCCAAAATGACGCTCGACGAGAAAATTGGCCAGCTTAACCAATACAGCGGCGACTGGGAAGTAACCGGCCCGGTTACCAACAAAGGCAACAAGCTACAGGATGTAAAGGATGGCAAAATCGGCTCGATGCTGAACATCAGAGGATATGAACATACCCGTGCTTTACAGGAAGCCGCCATGCAATCGCGCTTGAAAATTCCGCTATTGTTTGGTCAGGATGTTATTCATGGTTATCGGGTAACTTTCCCGATTCCGCTGGCCGAGGCTGCCAGTTGGGATATGACAGCTATACAAAAATCGGCTCGGGTGGCTGCTACTGAAGCTTCCGCTTCGGGCATTCACTGGACTTTTGCCCCCATGGTTGACTTATCGCGTGATCCGCGTTGGGGTCGTGTAATGGAAGGCGCCGGCGAAGACCCTTACCTGGGTTCTATGATTGCCAAGGCTCGTGTAACCGGCTTTCAGGGTGAAGGCTTGGGGCATACCGATGCGGTAATGGCTTGCGTGAAGCACTTTGCCGCTTATGGTGCTGCCATTGGTGGCCGTGATTATAACAGTGTAGATATGAGCCTGCAAACGTTGTGGCAATACTACCTGCCACCGTTTAAAGCCGCTTTAGATGCTGGCGCAGCCACCTTCATGAACTCGTTTAATACTTTAAATGGCATACCGGCTACCGGCAACAGCTATCTGCAACGCGACATATTGAAAGGTAAATGGAACTTTACCGGCTTTGTAGTGAGCGATTGGGGATCGATAGGTGAAATGGTGCCACATGGCTATGCCGCCAATAATTACGAAGCTGCCGACTTTGCCATACATGCTGGTAGTGATATGGATATGGAAAGCCGTAGCTATATCAACCATTTAGCCGCCCTGGTGCACAATGGCAAAGTAAACATTGCATTGATTGACGATGCGGTAAGACGTATTCTGCGCAAAAAATATGAGTTAGGTTTATTTGATGACCCGTACCGTTTCAGTAATGCTGCGTGTGAAAAGAAAACCCTGAACAAACCAGAATTTCAGGAAGCAGCTCGTGATGTTGCTCGCAAGAGTATTGTATTATTGAAAAACCAAAATCAACTGCTGCCATTAGCTAAACAAACCAAATCTATCGCATTAATTGGCCCATTGGTGAAAGCAGAAAGCGACATGAAAGGTTTCTGGTCAGTAGAGTGGCAAAACCAGGACCATATTGTATCGCTGTTTGAAGGTATGCAAAAGCAAGCCGGCAACACCAAATTAGTTTATGCTCAAGGTTGCGATGTGACCGATACTTCTAAAGCAAACTTTGCAGAAGCCATTAAAGCTGCCCAAAGTGCCGACGTAGTGGTAATGGCTGTGGGCGAAAGAGCCAACATGAGCGGTGAATCAAAAAGCCGTGCCAATATTCACTTACCGGGCGTGCAGGAAGATTTGATTAAAGCCATACAAGCTACCGGCAAACCGGTTATTGTATTAGTAATGGCGGGCCGACCATTGGTATTCAACTGGACTGCCGACCACGTTCCGGCTATTGTTTATACCTGGTGGCTGGGTAGCGAGGGTGGCAATGCCATTGCCGATGTGTTGTACGGCAAGTACAACCCTAGCGGCAAGCTGCCTATGACATTCCCGCAAACGGAAGGACAAATACCGGTTTACTACAACTATTTAAATACCGGTCGCCCGGCTCAAGATAATGCCGTATCGAACTATAGCTCCGGTTACATCGACTTAACTAAAAAACCAAAGTATGCTTTTGGTTACGGTTTAAGTTATACTACTTTTGAGTACAGCAACCTGAAATTAAGCCAGGATTCGCTGCACAACAGCGACCAGCTAAAGGTATCTTTCACCCTTAAAAATACCGGTAAGTATGCAGGTGAAGAGGTAGCGCAGTTATACCTGCGCGATGTAGTTGCTCAGCCTGTTCGCCCGGTGAAAGAGCTAAAAGATTTTCAGAAAGTAATGTTGCAACCTAACGAAAGCAAAACCATCACCTTTGTGATCAACAAAGACAAGCTTTCGTTTTACAACGACAACCTGGATTGGGTTAGCCAGCCTGGTATGTTTGACTTATTCATCGGCAGCGCATCAGATGATGTACGGCTACAAAAAAGCTTTAAACTGATCGACTAA
- a CDS encoding TetR/AcrR family transcriptional regulator yields the protein MSKGATTRLNILQKAFQLIYTRGYQATSVDDIIATTQVTKGAFFYHFKNKDEMGLAMINDVMYPGMYEALVHPLEAGQDPAEEIYTMMKALLIGNPFFQVKYGCPAINLIEEMSPLNEAFHQALSKLVAQWQKAIEQCINNGKTTGKIHNEVNATQVATFVMAGYGGIRNLGKILGADCYHTYLHELKIYLETLK from the coding sequence ATGTCGAAAGGTGCAACTACCCGCTTAAATATACTGCAGAAGGCTTTTCAACTGATTTATACCCGAGGGTATCAGGCTACCAGCGTTGATGATATTATTGCCACTACGCAGGTCACTAAAGGTGCGTTCTTTTACCATTTTAAAAATAAAGATGAAATGGGCCTGGCCATGATTAACGATGTCATGTACCCAGGTATGTACGAGGCTTTAGTGCACCCTCTTGAAGCCGGTCAGGATCCAGCCGAAGAAATATATACCATGATGAAGGCCCTGTTAATTGGCAATCCGTTTTTTCAAGTAAAGTATGGCTGCCCGGCTATTAACCTGATCGAAGAAATGTCGCCTTTAAATGAAGCTTTTCATCAAGCCTTATCCAAGTTGGTTGCACAATGGCAAAAAGCTATTGAACAATGTATAAACAACGGTAAAACAACCGGCAAAATACATAATGAAGTAAATGCCACGCAAGTAGCCACGTTTGTTATGGCAGGTTATGGTGGTATACGCAACTTGGGTAAAATATTAGGAGCAGACTGTTACCACACTTACCTGCATGAGCTTAAAATATACTTAGAAACGTTGAAATAA
- a CDS encoding rod shape-determining protein has translation MGLFNFFTQEVAIDLGTANTLIIHNDKVVVDEPSIVAFDRKTNKVIAIGRQAMQMEGKTHDNIRTVRPLKDGVIADFDAAEHMIRGMIKMINKGKGWFFPSLRMVICIPSGITEVEKRAVHQSAEIAGAKEVYLIHEPMAAAVGIGIDVEEPMGNMIIDIGGGTTEIAVIALSGIVCDQSIRVAGDNFDSDIVQYIRRQHNIMIGDRTAEKIKIEVGAALPELVDPPGDFAVQGRDLMTGVPKQITVSYTEIAHCLDKSISKIEEAILKALEITPPELSADIYQTGIYLTGGGALLRGLDKRVAAKTKLPVHVAEDPLRAVVRGTGTALKNIGNYKFLMQ, from the coding sequence ATGGGTTTATTTAATTTTTTTACACAAGAAGTTGCTATTGACTTAGGTACTGCAAATACCCTCATTATACATAACGATAAAGTTGTGGTTGATGAGCCCTCTATTGTGGCTTTCGATCGCAAAACCAATAAAGTAATCGCCATAGGTCGCCAAGCCATGCAAATGGAAGGCAAAACCCACGATAATATACGTACTGTACGCCCGCTGAAAGATGGTGTAATTGCCGATTTTGATGCGGCCGAGCACATGATACGCGGTATGATTAAAATGATTAACAAAGGCAAAGGCTGGTTCTTCCCGTCATTGCGTATGGTAATCTGTATTCCATCAGGTATCACCGAGGTGGAAAAACGTGCCGTACATCAATCTGCCGAAATTGCAGGCGCTAAAGAGGTGTACCTAATTCATGAGCCAATGGCTGCGGCTGTAGGTATCGGTATTGATGTGGAAGAGCCTATGGGTAACATGATTATCGATATTGGTGGTGGAACTACTGAAATTGCCGTTATCGCTTTATCGGGTATTGTTTGTGACCAGTCTATCCGCGTAGCCGGTGATAATTTCGACTCGGATATTGTACAGTACATCCGCCGTCAGCACAATATTATGATTGGTGATCGTACTGCCGAGAAAATCAAAATTGAGGTAGGTGCTGCATTGCCTGAACTGGTAGATCCTCCGGGCGACTTTGCCGTACAAGGCCGCGATTTAATGACCGGTGTGCCTAAGCAAATTACCGTATCTTATACTGAAATTGCGCATTGCCTGGATAAATCTATCTCTAAAATTGAGGAAGCTATCCTGAAAGCGCTTGAAATTACGCCACCCGAACTATCAGCCGATATTTACCAAACCGGTATTTACCTGACTGGTGGTGGTGCTTTACTACGTGGTTTGGATAAACGTGTGGCTGCTAAAACCAAGCTGCCGGTTCACGTAGCCGAAGATCCGTTGCGTGCTGTAGTACGTGGTACCGGTACTGCCCTGAAAAATATTGGTAATTATAAATTTTTAATGCAATAA
- a CDS encoding FAD-dependent oxidoreductase, protein MESTQTNADGKLTSGTHLSYWTDSVEPLQYAKLGADIKTDVVIIGAGIAGVTIGYCLAKAGKQVVIVEDGYVGSGETGRTTAHLVNALDDRYSEIESYFGEEGARNAAESHTAAIDLIEKIVQEENIDCDFKRVDGYLFLHPTDKQQTLDEELQATQKAGIATEMVYSVPGIPVEKGPSLKFPHQGQFHPLKYLRGVAEAFVRLGGKIFTETRADKVEEGLVEANGHKIEAESVVVATNTPVNDWFTMHTKQSPYRSYVIVAKVPKDKIEPALWWDTGDKDSVWPTMPYNYVRTQPYNEQYDLLIHGGADHKTGQANKEEEPEEGRYKQLETWLRERFPQVEDIVYRWSGQVMEPVDDMGFIGKNPGNEKVYIVTGDSGNGMTHGTLAGILITDLIMGRENPWTKLYDPARITVKLRTAKTYLEEQYTTLSQFVDYLLPSDVESLKSIKPGEAAIVGKVKKVAVYRTPEGRFQAYSAICPHMGCVVQWNNDEKSFDCPCHGSRFTCEGKVINGPTKHDLESVAVPEQQ, encoded by the coding sequence ATGGAAAGCACACAAACAAATGCTGATGGTAAGTTGACCTCAGGAACACACTTATCCTACTGGACGGATAGTGTTGAGCCGTTGCAATATGCCAAACTTGGCGCCGACATCAAAACCGATGTGGTAATTATAGGCGCCGGTATAGCTGGCGTAACCATTGGCTACTGCCTGGCCAAAGCCGGCAAGCAGGTAGTTATTGTGGAAGATGGCTATGTAGGCAGCGGCGAAACCGGCCGTACTACCGCCCACCTGGTTAATGCGCTTGATGACCGGTATAGCGAAATTGAAAGTTATTTTGGCGAAGAAGGTGCCCGCAATGCAGCCGAAAGCCATACCGCAGCTATTGATTTAATTGAAAAAATTGTACAAGAAGAAAATATAGATTGTGATTTTAAACGGGTAGATGGCTACCTGTTTCTGCACCCAACTGATAAGCAACAAACTTTAGATGAGGAACTACAAGCTACCCAAAAAGCCGGTATTGCTACTGAAATGGTGTACAGCGTTCCGGGTATTCCAGTGGAAAAAGGGCCAAGTCTAAAGTTTCCGCACCAAGGTCAGTTTCATCCTTTAAAATATTTGAGGGGAGTAGCCGAAGCCTTTGTTCGTCTTGGTGGAAAGATATTTACTGAAACCCGTGCAGATAAAGTAGAGGAGGGGCTGGTAGAAGCCAATGGCCATAAAATAGAGGCAGAAAGCGTGGTTGTGGCTACCAATACGCCTGTTAACGATTGGTTTACCATGCACACCAAACAGTCACCATACCGTTCGTATGTTATTGTGGCTAAGGTGCCGAAAGATAAAATTGAACCTGCTTTATGGTGGGACACTGGCGATAAGGATTCGGTTTGGCCTACTATGCCTTATAACTATGTGCGTACCCAGCCTTACAACGAACAGTATGATTTGCTGATACATGGCGGAGCCGACCATAAAACCGGGCAGGCCAATAAAGAGGAAGAACCGGAAGAAGGCAGATATAAACAATTGGAAACCTGGCTGCGTGAGCGTTTCCCGCAGGTTGAAGATATTGTATACCGCTGGTCGGGCCAGGTGATGGAGCCGGTAGATGATATGGGCTTTATTGGTAAAAATCCGGGTAATGAGAAAGTATATATCGTAACCGGCGATTCAGGTAATGGCATGACCCATGGTACCTTAGCCGGGATATTGATTACAGACCTGATTATGGGTCGGGAAAACCCTTGGACTAAACTGTACGATCCGGCCCGGATAACGGTTAAGCTGCGAACTGCCAAAACTTACCTGGAAGAACAGTACACCACCCTGAGCCAGTTTGTAGATTACTTGCTGCCATCCGATGTAGAATCGCTGAAAAGCATTAAGCCTGGTGAGGCCGCTATCGTGGGCAAGGTGAAGAAAGTAGCCGTTTACCGTACACCCGAAGGTCGTTTTCAAGCGTATAGCGCCATTTGCCCGCACATGGGTTGCGTGGTGCAGTGGAATAACGATGAAAAATCTTTTGATTGCCCGTGCCACGGTTCACGCTTTACTTGCGAGGGTAAAGTAATTAATGGGCCAACCAAACACGATCTGGAATCAGTTGCTGTGCCTGAACAGCAGTAA
- the purN gene encoding phosphoribosylglycinamide formyltransferase, which translates to MKTRVAVLASGSGSNAQKIMEYFKGHAQGEVVLVLSNNPNAYVLQRADNFEIPTHVFTRHEFYQTDEVVRLLQNMQVDVIVLAGFLWLVPASLLQAFPNKIINIHPSLLPKYGGKGMYGDHVHKAVLANGEAESGITIHFVNEHFDEGEIIHQAKYKIEPSDTLEIIKLKGQQLEHQHLPKVIEGLLSKMRG; encoded by the coding sequence TTGAAAACCAGAGTTGCTGTTTTGGCATCGGGCTCGGGCTCGAATGCACAAAAAATAATGGAGTATTTTAAAGGGCACGCCCAAGGCGAAGTTGTGCTGGTGCTGAGTAACAACCCTAATGCTTATGTGCTGCAAAGGGCTGATAACTTTGAAATACCCACTCATGTATTTACCCGTCATGAATTTTACCAAACTGATGAGGTAGTCAGATTATTGCAGAATATGCAGGTAGATGTAATTGTGCTGGCAGGTTTTTTATGGCTTGTGCCCGCTTCTTTGTTGCAAGCATTTCCGAATAAAATTATCAATATCCATCCTTCGCTATTGCCTAAATATGGTGGTAAGGGCATGTATGGCGATCATGTACATAAAGCGGTGCTGGCTAATGGTGAGGCAGAATCAGGCATCACTATTCACTTTGTAAATGAGCATTTTGATGAAGGCGAAATTATTCATCAGGCTAAATACAAAATTGAGCCGAGCGATACGCTGGAAATAATTAAACTCAAAGGTCAGCAGCTGGAACATCAGCACCTGCCCAAAGTAATAGAAGGTTTATTAAGCAAAATGCGTGGATAA
- a CDS encoding DUF6010 family protein, with protein sequence MAIVVALVAITLLSLFREPERQKFNALLIAGASATYLSGGLGVWEFTFCATMTALAYFGFRHYYFIGTGWLLHVGWDVMHHLYGSPIIPFLPTSSAGCAVCDSLLALWFFCKAPSVFTWFRK encoded by the coding sequence ATGGCAATTGTTGTAGCACTAGTAGCCATTACCTTGTTATCCCTATTTCGAGAACCTGAACGACAAAAATTTAACGCTTTACTTATTGCTGGAGCCAGTGCAACTTATTTGAGCGGAGGCTTAGGTGTATGGGAATTTACTTTTTGCGCTACCATGACGGCTTTAGCTTACTTTGGCTTTAGGCATTATTATTTTATAGGAACAGGTTGGTTATTGCACGTAGGCTGGGATGTAATGCATCATTTATATGGTAGTCCCATCATCCCCTTTTTGCCCACTTCATCAGCCGGATGTGCGGTTTGTGATAGCTTACTGGCCTTGTGGTTCTTTTGCAAAGCGCCGTCGGTATTTACTTGGTTTCGTAAATAG
- a CDS encoding ABC transporter permease, protein MFKNYFTIAYRHLLRNKVFSLISIAGLAIGFACVMWISLYTKNELAYDGFIQDANRVYRVNMEGKMGDSEFNAGYTPPPAGDALLNNFPEVESYTRIYRPGNQLIRYSSGDTYKAFTESGMFAVDANFLQVLTYPLKQGNAATCLLQPNSIVITEAIAKKYFGNTDVIGKLLMTDVSKNPLKVTGVLKDVGPQSSLKFDMLIPVQNCGEVKYFSWSWVWLNMATYVKLKPVVAANPDVVKNMEAKFPAMVKVQAATAFNRIGQHYEAFLKKGGRWNLHLQALRDVHLRSAGITSAITNQGDIKNLYIFAAVGLFVITLACVNFINLSTAQAAKRAKEIGVRKVVGSGKKALVQQFLTETFLFGLVSMALGLVLIIAIIPLFNQLSGKNFQPQMMFNSFYLALMVALIGVVTFLAGGYPAFYLASFKPVSVLKGAGLYKTGMGVLNIRNGLVVFQFTVSTALMVCTLVVYLQLHYIQNRDLGFNKENVVVLPNAEKLGQSEETFRQELAAMPQVKAASISTSIFTKSSFGDFYVPVANQTEPHVAKDITLNSYLVDQDFTAALNLKVLKGRSFNKNFNDSLSVVLNEAAVKQIGWKNPIGQYIRYPGGKYEAYKVVGVVKDFNLESLHDIITPFALFNQSSKSYDTHTSFVIVKLKAGNPAATLRQIATKWKNYNAVEPFDYTFLNNDLNALYITDQRTGNLLTIFTSLSIFVACLGLLGLVVYTAERRTKEIGIRKVLGASVAQITLLLSKDFVQLVLLAILIASPIAWYAMHQWLQNFAYHIAISWWIFAVGGMLAIVIACVTLSFQSVKAATANPVKNLKTE, encoded by the coding sequence ATGTTTAAAAACTACTTTACCATTGCTTACCGGCATCTGCTGCGTAACAAAGTTTTTTCACTGATTAGTATTGCTGGTTTAGCCATTGGCTTTGCTTGTGTAATGTGGATCAGCCTGTACACAAAAAATGAACTGGCTTATGATGGCTTCATTCAAGATGCCAACCGTGTATACCGGGTAAACATGGAAGGTAAAATGGGCGATAGCGAATTTAATGCTGGCTACACACCACCACCAGCTGGCGATGCCCTCCTGAACAACTTTCCGGAAGTAGAAAGTTATACCCGTATTTATCGGCCCGGCAATCAGCTCATTCGATATAGCAGCGGCGACACGTACAAGGCATTTACCGAAAGCGGCATGTTTGCGGTAGATGCAAACTTTTTACAGGTACTTACTTATCCGCTAAAGCAAGGCAATGCGGCTACCTGCTTGCTACAACCTAATTCCATTGTTATTACAGAGGCTATTGCCAAAAAATACTTCGGTAATACGGATGTAATAGGCAAGTTGCTGATGACCGATGTAAGCAAAAATCCTTTAAAAGTAACCGGCGTATTGAAAGATGTGGGACCGCAATCCTCTTTAAAGTTTGATATGCTGATACCTGTTCAAAACTGTGGCGAAGTAAAGTATTTTAGCTGGAGCTGGGTTTGGCTGAATATGGCTACCTATGTTAAACTTAAACCAGTTGTGGCGGCCAACCCGGATGTGGTAAAAAACATGGAGGCTAAATTTCCGGCAATGGTGAAAGTACAAGCGGCTACAGCCTTTAATCGTATCGGTCAGCATTATGAAGCGTTTCTGAAAAAGGGTGGACGGTGGAACTTACATTTACAGGCTTTAAGAGATGTCCATCTGCGGTCAGCCGGTATCACATCAGCCATTACCAATCAGGGCGATATTAAGAATCTGTACATTTTTGCTGCCGTTGGGTTGTTTGTAATTACACTGGCCTGCGTTAATTTTATTAATCTTTCTACCGCCCAAGCTGCAAAGCGAGCTAAGGAGATAGGCGTACGCAAGGTGGTTGGTTCTGGCAAAAAAGCACTTGTTCAGCAATTCCTGACCGAAACATTTTTGTTCGGCTTAGTTTCTATGGCTTTAGGCTTGGTGTTGATTATTGCAATAATACCTTTGTTCAACCAGTTATCTGGGAAGAATTTTCAACCGCAGATGATGTTTAACAGTTTCTACCTGGCTTTGATGGTTGCGTTAATTGGGGTAGTTACTTTTCTGGCTGGTGGTTACCCTGCTTTTTACTTAGCATCGTTTAAGCCGGTTAGTGTGCTCAAAGGTGCCGGTTTATATAAAACCGGTATGGGCGTATTGAATATCCGTAACGGTTTGGTTGTTTTTCAATTTACGGTATCTACCGCGCTCATGGTATGTACATTGGTGGTTTACCTGCAACTGCATTATATTCAGAACCGAGACTTAGGTTTCAATAAAGAGAATGTTGTTGTGCTGCCTAATGCTGAAAAGCTGGGTCAAAGCGAAGAAACCTTCAGGCAGGAACTAGCTGCCATGCCGCAGGTGAAAGCGGCAAGCATCTCTACCAGTATATTTACCAAAAGCTCTTTCGGCGATTTTTATGTGCCTGTAGCTAACCAGACAGAACCCCATGTAGCCAAAGATATTACGTTGAACTCTTACCTGGTTGATCAGGATTTTACCGCAGCGCTCAACTTGAAAGTGTTAAAAGGCCGATCATTTAACAAAAATTTTAATGATTCTTTATCCGTAGTTCTGAACGAGGCTGCTGTAAAGCAAATCGGCTGGAAAAATCCGATAGGTCAGTACATACGTTATCCCGGAGGGAAGTATGAAGCCTACAAAGTGGTAGGCGTAGTGAAAGATTTTAATCTGGAATCATTACATGATATAATTACTCCTTTTGCCTTATTTAACCAATCATCTAAAAGTTATGATACCCATACTTCTTTTGTGATTGTGAAATTAAAGGCAGGTAACCCAGCAGCTACACTTAGGCAAATAGCCACTAAGTGGAAAAACTATAACGCTGTTGAACCTTTTGATTACACTTTTTTGAACAACGATTTAAACGCTTTGTACATTACTGACCAGCGTACAGGCAATTTGCTGACTATATTTACTTCACTATCCATATTCGTTGCCTGCCTCGGCTTACTAGGGTTGGTAGTATATACTGCCGAGCGCCGTACCAAAGAGATCGGCATCCGTAAAGTGTTGGGAGCATCTGTGGCGCAAATTACCTTGTTATTGTCTAAAGACTTTGTGCAGCTGGTACTATTAGCCATCCTGATTGCTTCACCCATAGCTTGGTATGCTATGCACCAATGGCTGCAAAACTTTGCCTATCATATAGCCATCAGCTGGTGGATATTTGCCGTAGGCGGAATGCTGGCTATTGTTATAGCTTGTGTGACGCTAAGTTTCCAATCGGTAAAAGCAGCTACGGCCAACCCAGTTAAAAATTTGAAAACAGAATAA